A portion of the Macaca mulatta isolate MMU2019108-1 chromosome 2, T2T-MMU8v2.0, whole genome shotgun sequence genome contains these proteins:
- the CHST13 gene encoding carbohydrate sulfotransferase 13 — MGRRCWRQRVLAAACLGAALLLLCAAPRTLSPVFGNRALGSSWLGGERRSPLQKLYDLDQDPRSTLAEVHRQRRDLLSSACSRHTRRQRLLQPEDLRHVLVDDAHGLLYCYVPKVACTNWKRVLLALSGQTRGDPRAIPAHEAHAPGRLPSLADFSPAEINRRLRAYLAFLFVREPFERLASAYRNKLARPYSAAFQRRYGTRIVQRLRPHALPDARARGHDVRFAEFLAYLLDPRTRRDEPFNEHWERAHALCHPCRLRYDIVGKFETLAEDAAFVLGLAGAPGLSFPGPPRPRGAAASRDLAVRLFRDISPFYQRRLFDLYKMDFLLFNYSTPSYLRLH; from the exons TATTTGGAAACAGAGCCCTGGGCTCCAGCTGGcttggtggggagaggagaagcCCCCTGCAGAAGCTCTATGACCTGGACCAG GACCCGCGCTCTACCCTGGCGGAGGTGCACCGGCAGCGGCGCGACCTGCTGAGCAGCGCCTGTAGCCGCCACACACGCCGGCAGCGCCTGCTGCAGCCAGAGGACCTGCGGCACGTGCTGGTGGACGACGCGCATGGCCTGCTCTACTGCTACGTGCCCAAGGTGGCGTGCACCAACTGGAAGCGCGTGCTGCTGGCGCTGAGCGGACAAACCCGCGGCGACCCGCGCGCCATCCCCGCGCACGAGGCGCACGCGCCCGGCCGCCTGCCCTCGCTGGCAGACTTCAGCCCCGCTGAGATCAACCGGCGCCTACGTGCCTACTTGGCCTTTCTGTTCGTGCGAGAGCCCTTCGAGCGCTTGGCGTCCGCCTACCGCAACAAGCTCGCGCGCCCCTACAGCGCTGCCTTCCAGAGGCGCTACGGCACTCGTATCGTTCAGCGCCTGCGGCCACACGCGCTCCCGGACGCCCGGGCCCGCGGCCACGACGTGCGCTTCGCAGAGTTCCTGGCTTATCTGCTGGACCCGCGCACGCGGCGCGACGAGCCCTTCAACGAGCACTGGGAGCGTGCGCACGCGCTCTGCCACCCTTGCCGCCTCCGCTACGACATCGTGGGCAAGTTCGAGACGCTGGCGGAGGACGCGGCCTTCGTGCTGGGCCTGGCGGGCGCACCCGGCCTGAGCTTCCCCGGACCACCGCGGCCCCGGGGAGCCGCCGCCTCCCGCGACCTGGCAGTGCGCCTCTTCCGGGACATCAGCCCCTTCTACCAACGGCGCCTCTTCGACCTCTACAAAATGGACTTCCTGCTCTTCAACTACTCCACCCCTTCCTACCTGCGGCTGCACTAG